One stretch of Mustelus asterias chromosome 21, sMusAst1.hap1.1, whole genome shotgun sequence DNA includes these proteins:
- the LOC144509465 gene encoding uncharacterized protein LOC144509465, giving the protein MGNKRQRKDRERRHKDCERQRKDRERQHRERQRKDRERQRKDRERQRKGRERQRKDRERQRKERERQRKDRERQRKDKDRHRKDRERQRKDRERQRKERERQRKDRERQRKDRERQRKDRERQRKDRERQRKDRERQRKDRERQRKDRERQRKDRERRRKDRERQRKDRERQRKERERQRKDRERQRKDRERQRKDRERQRKDRERQRKDRERQRKDRERRRKDRERRRKDRERQRKDRERQRKERERQRKGRERQRKERERQQRQRKDRERQHKDRERQCKDRERRCKDRERQRKDRERQRKERERQRKERERQRKGRERQRKDQDRQRKDRERRRKDRERQRKERERQRKGRERQRKDRERQRKDRERQRKDRERQRKDRERQRKDRERQRKERERQRKDRERQRKDRERQRKDRERQRKDRERQRKERERQRKDRERQCKDRERQHKDRERQRKDRERQHENGIW; this is encoded by the exons ATGGGCAACAAGAGGCAGCGTAAAGACCGGGAGAGGCGGCATAAAGACTGTGAGAGGCAGCGTAAAGaccgagagaggcagc accgagagaggcagcgtaaagaccgagagaggcagcgtaaagaccgagagaggcagcgtaaaggtcgagagaggcagcgtaaagatcgagagaggcagcgtaaagagcgagagaggcagcgtaaagatcgagagaggcagcgtaaagaCAAGGATAGGCACCGTAAAGACCGGGAGAGGCAGCGTAAAGACCGGGAGAGGCAGCGtaaagagcgagagaggcagcgtaaagatcgagagaggcagcgtaaagaccgagagaggcagcgtaaagaccgagagaggcagcgtaaagaCCGGGAGAGGCAGCGTAAAg acagagagaggcagcgtaaagaccgagagaggcagcgtaaagaCCGCGAGAGGCAGCGTAAAGACCGAGAGAGGCGGCGTAAAGACCGCGAGAGGCAGCGTAAAGACCGCGAGAGGCAGCGtaaagagcgagagaggcagcgtaaagatcgagagaggcagcgtaaagaCCGGGAGAGGCAGCGTAAAGACCGGGAGAGGCAGCGTAAAGaccgagagaggcagcgtaaagaCCGGGAGAGGCAGCGTAAAGACCGGGAGAGGCGGCGTAAAGACCGGGAGAGGCGGCGTAAAGACCGGGAGAGGCAGCGTAAAGaccgagagaggcagcgtaaagagcgagagaggcagcgtaaaggtcgagagaggcagcgtaaagagcgagagaggcagc agaggcagcgtaaagaCCGAGAGAGGCAGCATAAAGACCGAGAGAGGCAGTGTAAAGACCGGGAGAGGCGGTGTAAAGACCGGGAGAGGCAGCGTAAAGaccgagagaggcagcgtaaagagcgagagaggcagcgtaaagagcgagagaggcagcgtaaaggTCGAGAGAGGCAACGTAAAGACCAAGACAGGCAGCGTAAAGACCGAGAGAGGCGGCGTAAAGACCGGGAGAGGCAGCGtaaagagcgagagaggcagcgtaaaggtcgagagaggcagcgtaaagaccgagagaggcagcgtaaagaccgagagaggcagcgtaaagaCCGGGAGAGGCAGCGTAAAGatcgagagaggcagcgtaaagatcgagagaggcagcgtaaagagcgagagaggcagcgtaaagaCCGGGAGAGGCAGCGTAAAGatcgagagaggcagcgtaaagaccgagagaggcagcgtaaagatcgagagaggcagcgtaaagagcgagagaggcagcgtaaagaCCGGGAGAGGCAGTGTAAAGATCGAGAGAGGCAGCATAAAGACCGGGAGAGGCAGCGTAAAGatcgagagaggcagc ATGAAAATGGAATCTGGTGA